From the Anguilla anguilla isolate fAngAng1 chromosome 8, fAngAng1.pri, whole genome shotgun sequence genome, one window contains:
- the LOC118233986 gene encoding transcription factor MafAa-like, whose translation MATDFAMSADVPNSPLATDYVNDFDLMKFEVKKEPTEAERYCHHPPNGSLSSTPRSSVPSSPCSLCSTSPGGPLNKNHRNGTGSADKSSHNSPRKAQLEDFCWFPSYQRHLNPETLQLTPEDAVEALIANSHHPSYEGFRGHQCAGEDLSVTANWHQQPAHRHHTRLEGRLSDEQLVRMSVRELNRQLRGFPKEEVMRLKQKRRTLKNRGYAQSCRFKRVQQRHVLESERCTLQGQVDQLKHEATRLSKERDLYKEKYEKLASRNHSGGSCKSDPRSKSREGKAAGSVEFFL comes from the coding sequence ATGGCCACCGACTTCGCCATGAGCGCCGACGTGCCTAACAGTCCCCTGGCCACCGACTACGTCAATGACTTCGACCTCATGAAGTTCGAGGTTAAAAAGGAGCCGACGGAAGCGGAGAGGTACTGCCACCATCCGCCGAACGGCTCGCTATCCTCCACCCCGCGCTCCTCTGTGCCGTCCTCGCCATGCAGCCTGTGTTCTACAAGTCCCGGAGGTCCGTTAAACAAGAACCACCGTAACGGCACCGGCAGCGCTGACAAAAGCAGCCACAACTCTCCGAGAAAGGCGCAGCTGGAGGACTTCTGCTGGTTTCCCAGCTACCAGCGCCATCTCAACCCAGAGACTCTCCAGCTGACGCCGGAAGACGCTGTGGAAGCACTCATCGCCAACTCGCACCACCCATCGTATGAGGGTTTCCGCGGACACCAGTGCGCAGGGGAAGACTTATCAGTGACCGCCAACTGGCACCAACAACCGGCCCATCGCCATCACACCCGGCTGGAGGGCCGTCTTTCGGACGAACAGCTGGTCAGAATGTCCGTGCGCGAGCTCAACCGGCAGTTGCGCGGCTTCCCCAAGGAGGAGGTCATGCGCCTCAAGCAGAAGCGCAGGACCCTGAAGAACCGGGGCTACGCGCAGTCGTGCCGGTTCAAGCGCGTGCAGCAGCGGCACGTGCTGGAGAGCGAGAGGTGCACGCTTCAGGGCCAGGTGGATCAGCTGAAGCACGAGGCCACTCGCCTGTCCAAGGAGAGGGACCTCTACAAAGAGAAGTACGAGAAGCTCGCGAGCCGTAACCACAGCGGCGGCAGCTGCAAAAGCGACCCCAGATCCAAAAGCAGAGAGGGGAAAGCGGCCGGTTCTGTGGAATTTTTtctgtga
- the LOC118233987 gene encoding NXPE family member 2-like: MTRDERLLLGRKYTGIKMNSSFGPVKVISCPAGTHRPTEKCVAGFGMTSPSPSGYFFKNRWSSSSCRTSNFFSAGAISRCLKGRNLKLMGDSTVRQWQETLLRVLKGLKYVKPYDTHYYALAADPQRNITVQWKMHGHPFVTGYNVVKDAVGYVAREVDRVAVGDVVVIGVGQHFRLFPLEIFVQRLINMRKAILRLHERSPQTLVIIKLENTREFTSEMTHMSDWFGLVQNLAQRKVFRDLKVVLVDAWDMTTAANTFAIHPNSIIVSNEIALALSHLCND; the protein is encoded by the exons ATGACCAGGGATGAGCGTTTGCTCCTGGGCCG GAAATACACTgggataaaaatgaacagcagctTTGGCCCTGTGAAAGTCATCAGTTGTCCTG CAGGGACCCACAGACCGACTGAAAAGTGTGTGGCAGGGTTTGGAATGACGTCCCCTTCACCGAGCGGCTACTTCTTTAAAAACAGAtggtcttcctcctcctgccggACGAGCAACTTCTTCAGTGCGGGCGCCATCAGCAGATGTCTGAAGGGAAGGAACCTGAAACTCATGGGAGACTCCACTGTGCGCCAGTGGCAAGAGACACTCCTTAGAGTGCTAAAAG GTCTGAAATATGTAAAACCATATGATACTCATTACTATGCCCTGGCTGCGGACCCACAAAGGAACATCACTGTCCAGTGGAAGATGCACGGGCATCCTTTCGTCACTGGCTACAACGTGGTCAAAGATGCCGTGGGGTACGTTGCCAGAGAAGTAGACAGAGTAGCGGTTGGCGACGTGGTGGTCATTGGAGTGGGACAGCATTTTAGGCTCTTCCCCCTGGAGATCTTCGTCCAGAGGCTGATCAACATGCGTAAGGCCATCCTGAGACTCCATGAACGCAGCCCCCAGACCCTCGTCATCATCAAGCTGGAGAACACCAGGGAGTTCACCTCAGAGATGACCCACATGAGTGACTGGTTTGGCCTTGTGCAGAACCTGGCTCAGAGGAAGGTGTTCAGGGACCTGAAGGTGGTGCTGGTAGACGCCTGGGACATGACAACAGCCGCCAACACCTTCGCCATCCACCCTAACAGCATTATTGTTTCCAATGAGATAGCCTTAGCTTTGTCACACCTCTGTAATGATTAA
- the LOC118233454 gene encoding NXPE family member 2-like → MAIMSIQPVHLTPVPVRCRSNFLIKTLLLITAFAICFYLYFCRTYNWMSLMDPAKNQFREMSVDDIMRSVWDDLPSDGNFSSIESSSSGQHSVVNLEQPGAQYCVGDSLNVLVNMKDHRGNPKVHGGDFILARIHSPNLQASASGEVTDLLDGSYRVRFRLFWPGDVLVSVLLMHSSEAVGILRRISAHNYDKIIYTGTFYSGNKTEQSQCGIRLKTDKPLCEYRKKEDAEYYTCKWPNF, encoded by the exons ATGGCCATCATG agtATTCAACCAGTACATCTTACTCCAGTGCCTGTAAGATGCAGAAGCAACTTCTTGATCAAGACACTACTTCTCATTACTGCTTttgctatttgtttttatttgtatttttgtagaaCTTACAACTGGATGAGCCTAATG gaCCCAGCTAAAAATCAATTCAGAGAGATGTCTGTGGATGACATAATGCGTTCGGTATGGGACGATCTCCCATCAGACGGCAACTTCAGCTCTATTGAAAGCTCTTCCAGTGGCCAGCACAGTGTGGTCAACCTGGAGCAGCCCGGAGCCCAGTACTGTGTGGGGGACAGCTTGAACGTGCTGGTGAACATGAAGGACCACAGAGGGAACCCAAAGGTGCATGGAGGCGACTTCATCCTGGCCCGAATCCACTCTCCCAATCTCCAGGCTTCTGCATCAGGAGAAGTTACTGACCTGCTCGATGGCTCCTACCGGGTGCGTTTCCGCCTGTTCTGGCCTGGAGACGTACTGGTGTCTGTGCTTCTCATGCACTCCTCAGAGGCTGTTGGGATCCTCAGGAGAATCAGTGCGCACAACTACGATAAGATCATATACACCGGAACCTTCTACAGTGGGAACAAAACTGAGCAATCTCAGTGCGGCATCCGGCTGAAAACAGACAAGCCTCTCTGCGAGTACAGGAAGAAGGAAGACGCGGAGTACTACACCTGC AAATGGCCCAATTTCTAA